From a single Anabas testudineus chromosome 5, fAnaTes1.2, whole genome shotgun sequence genomic region:
- the rplp0 gene encoding 60S acidic ribosomal protein P0 has protein sequence MPREDRATWKSNYFMKIIQLLDDFPKCFIVGADNVGSKQMQTIRLSLRGKAVVLMGKNTMMRKAIRGHLENNPALEKLLPHIKGNVGFVFTKEDLAEVRDLLLANKVPAAARAGAIAPCDVTVPAQNTGLGPEKTSFFQALGITTKISRGTIEILSDVSLIKTGDKVGASEATLLNMLNISPFSFGLIIQQVYDNGSVYSPEVLDITEASLHARFLEGVRNIASVCLEIGYPTLASIPHSIINGYKRVLAVAVETDYSFPLADKVKAYLADPSAFAAVAAPAAAAAETAAAPAAAKEEAKEESEESDDDMGFGLFD, from the exons ATGCCCAGGGAAGACAGGGCCACGTGGAAGTCCAACTATTTTATGAAAATCATC CAACTTCTGGATGACTTTCCAAAATGCTTTATCGTTGGGGCAGACAACGTGGGCTCCAAGCAGATGCAGACCATCCGTCTGTCACTGCGTGGCAAGGCTGTGGTGCTGATGGGTAAAAACACCATGATGCGCAAAGCCATCCGTGGCCACCTGGAGAACAATCCTGCCTTGGAGAA GCTCCTGCCCCACATTAAAGGAAATGTGGGCTTTGTCTTCACCAAAGAGGATTTGGCTGAGGTCAGGGACCTGCTGTTGGCCAACAAG GTACCAGCAGCTGCCCGTGCCGGAGCCATCGCCCCCTGTGATGTGACTGTGCCTGCTCAGAACACTGGTCTGGGTCCCGAGAAGACCTCTTTCTTCCAGGCTCTGGGCATCACCACAAAGATTTCCAGGGGAACCATTGAAATCTTG agCGATGTCAGTCTGATCAAGACTGGTGACAAGGTTGGTGCCAGCGAGGCCACGCTGCTCAACATGCTGAACATCTCACCCTTCTCCTTCGGACTCATTATCCAGCAGGTGTATGACAATGGCAGTGTTTACAGTCCTGAGGTGCTCGACATCACAGAGGCTTCTCTGCACGCCAGATTCCTGGAG GGTGTGAGGAACATTGCTAGTGTTTGTCTGGAGATTGGCTACCCCACTCTGGCCTCTATCCCCCACTCCATCATCAATGGCTACAAGAGAGTCTTGGCTGTTGCTGTGGAAACAGACTACTCCTTCCCCCTGGCAGACAAG GTCAAAGCCTACCTGGCTGACCCATctgcttttgctgctgttgcagcacctgcagcagctgcagctgagacagctgcagctccagctgctgcaaAGGAGGAGGCTAAGGAGGAGTCTGAAGAATCAGATGATGACATgggttttggtttgtttgactAA
- the LOC113153768 gene encoding golgin subfamily A member 7-like, translating to MAETHSLQDLQQPTVSSKVFIQRDYSSGTICRFQTKFPSELESKIDKQQFEETIQTLNNLYAEAEKLGGKSYLEGCLACLTAYTVFLCMETHYEKVLKKIARYVKDQNEKIYAPRGLLLTDPIERGLRVVEVTIFEDRSIGSGR from the exons ATGGCTGAG ACCCACAGCTTACAGGACCTTCAGCAGCCAACTGTGTCTTCCAAAGTGTTTATCCAGAGAGACTACAGTTCAGGAACCATCTGCAGGTTCCAGACTAAGTTTCCCTCCGAGCTTGAATCAAAG atcGATAAGCAGCAGTTTGAGGAAACCATCCAGACTCTGAATAACCTGTATGCAGAGGCAGAGAAACTAGGGGGGAAGTCTTACTTGGAAGGCTGCCTGGCTTGCCTAACAGCTTAtacagtgtttctctgtatgGAGACACACTATGAAAAG GTGTTAAAGAAGATTGCCAGGTACGTTAAAGACCAGAATGAGAAGATATATGCTCCCAGAGGTTTGCTTCTGACAGACCCCATAGAAAGAGGCCTCAGAGTT GTTGAAGTCACCATCTTTGAAGACAGAAGTATTGGCTCTGGTAGATAA